Proteins encoded in a region of the Gulosibacter sediminis genome:
- a CDS encoding GNAT family N-acetyltransferase — MQHDVDHLPAYLAAHDAFRGGASQLAVVEDDVGALLVPLRILGRNGGSLDAASSEVRSAPLFTDGTSIEWRREAIRELLIFLRRRGVVSLFLRFHPLLDSSAAEFSRFGAVVEHGPTFNIQLDRPLDDIRAAMSKSHRRGIRKFQAAGYDYSPDPDWEALPDFHAIYAQTMERVGASDDFRFTLDYFERLRDTLSDHVSLWTLEVDGLLAMGGIVTECGGIVQGLYGAVNAEFHGEIPQIGSYDAEVQWALARRAQNYFFDGAAYESLRRFKAGMTTHQPVSSSARIVIDPVEFGRQCAAWELVAERPVPHSDDFFPPYRRTGVTGRGERHAATVEADEPSATIRDLAGS; from the coding sequence GTGCAGCACGACGTGGACCACCTGCCGGCTTACCTCGCGGCGCACGACGCCTTCCGGGGAGGGGCCTCGCAGCTTGCCGTCGTCGAGGATGACGTGGGTGCCTTGCTCGTGCCCCTGCGCATCCTGGGAAGGAACGGCGGGAGTCTCGATGCGGCCTCGTCGGAGGTGCGCTCGGCGCCCCTGTTTACCGACGGCACCTCGATCGAGTGGCGACGGGAGGCGATTCGCGAGCTGCTGATATTTCTGCGCCGCCGCGGCGTCGTCTCGCTGTTTCTCCGGTTTCACCCGCTGCTCGACTCGTCGGCGGCTGAGTTCTCGCGATTCGGCGCGGTCGTCGAGCACGGACCGACCTTCAACATCCAGCTCGACCGGCCGCTCGACGATATCCGCGCCGCGATGAGCAAGAGCCACCGGCGGGGCATTCGGAAGTTTCAGGCGGCCGGCTATGACTATTCCCCCGACCCTGATTGGGAGGCGCTGCCTGACTTTCATGCCATCTACGCGCAAACCATGGAGCGTGTGGGCGCGAGTGATGACTTCCGTTTCACACTCGACTATTTCGAGCGGCTCCGCGACACCCTGAGCGATCACGTGTCGCTTTGGACGCTCGAAGTCGACGGTCTCCTCGCCATGGGCGGCATCGTCACCGAGTGCGGCGGGATCGTCCAGGGCCTCTACGGCGCGGTGAACGCCGAGTTTCACGGTGAAATTCCGCAGATCGGCTCCTACGACGCCGAGGTGCAGTGGGCGCTCGCCCGCAGAGCGCAAAACTACTTCTTCGATGGCGCCGCGTACGAGTCGCTGCGGCGATTCAAGGCCGGTATGACCACACATCAGCCGGTTTCCTCGAGCGCGCGCATCGTCATCGACCCCGTTGAATTCGGGCGGCAATGCGCCGCCTGGGAGCTCGTCGCGGAGCGTCCGGTGCCCCACAGCGACGACTTCTTCCCACCGTATCGACGGACCGGGGTGACCGGCAGGGGTGAAAGGCACGCTGCGACGGTGGAGGCCGACGAGCCGTCTGCAACGATCAGAGATCTGGCGGGGTCGTAG